The following proteins are encoded in a genomic region of Hippopotamus amphibius kiboko isolate mHipAmp2 chromosome 8, mHipAmp2.hap2, whole genome shotgun sequence:
- the NIPSNAP1 gene encoding protein NipSnap homolog 1 gives MAPRLCSIFAAARRLLGGPGPGARDVAAVAAARFYSKDNEGSWFRSLFVHKVDPRKDAHSTLLSKKETSNLYKIQFHNVKPECLDAYNSLTEAVLPKLHLDEDYPCSLVGNWNTWYGEQDQAVHLWRFSGGYPALMDCMNKLKNNKEYLEFRKERSQMLLSRRNQLLLEFSFWNEPQPRVGPNIYELRTYKLKPGTMIEWGNNWARAIKYRQENQEAVGGFFSQIGELYVVHHLWAYKDLQSREETRNAAWRKRGWDENVYYTVPLVRHMESRIMIPLKISPLQ, from the exons ATGGCTCCGCGTCTGTGCAGCATCTTTGCGGCGGCGCGGCGGCTGCTGGGCGGCCCGGGGCCCGGGGCCCGGGACGTTGCGGCTGTGGCTGCGGCGCG CTTCTATTCCAAGGACAATGAAGGCAGCTGGTTCCGTTCCCTCTTCGTACACAAGGTGGATCCCCGCAAGGACGCTCACTCCACCCTGCTGTCCAAGAAGGAGACGAGCAACCTCTACAAGATCCAGT TTCACAATGTGAAGCCCGAGTGTCTGGATGCCTACAACAGCCTGAC TGAGGCTGTGCTGCCCAAGCTGCACCTGGATGAGGACTACCCGTGCTCACTCGTGGGCAACTGGAACACATGGTACGGGGAGCAGGACCAGGCAG TGCACCTGTGGCGATTCTCAGGTGGCTACCCAGCCCTCATGGACTGCATGAACAAGCTCAAAAACAACAAG GAGTACCTGGAGTTCCGAAAGGAGCGGAGCCAGATGCTGCTGTCCAGGAGAAACCAGCTGCTCCTCGAGTTCAGCTTCTGGAATGAGCCACAGCCCAGAGTTGGCCCCAACATCTACGAATTGAGGACATACAAGCTCAAG CCAGGAACCATGATCGAATGGGGGAACAACTG GGCTCGGGCCATCAAGTATCGGCAGGAGAACCAGGAGGCGGTGGGCGGCTTCTTCTCGCAGATAGGAGAGCTCTACGTTGTGCACCATCTCTGGG CCTATAAAGACCTTCAGTCTCGAGAGGAGACCAGAAACGCTGCCTGGAGGAAGAGGGGCTGGGACGAAAATGTATACTACACAG tCCCCCTGGTGCGACACATGGAGTCCCGGATCATGATCCCTTTGAAGATCTCGCCTCTCCAGTGA